The proteins below come from a single Magallana gigas chromosome 10, xbMagGiga1.1, whole genome shotgun sequence genomic window:
- the LOC105348265 gene encoding uncharacterized protein isoform X1, with the protein MFTNDVSSDVEKILQTHILGMEGAGTNSPESVLGQITAFEKLLRHAISRFSKERLYSMLQVAADEQRAANPSLPRGAKTAAEAKKPSTAPTLKLKSMDQLRQSLKPLMKREEKNVKLSDKERQALKHLETFENDYKYLGNLKRHFDDNIHSVLLKDYFDPADRPRRSALKDRATDSNDKKVTPPSKNIKGKNSKRGSRPTEEETKTAEMQKLFAIVTQLEELERKWAGLLKDRELNPDDFDPDSSHELMTFSNYSAFEPLLRLVPDAFVKCYNAIDMAKEWLNLAKSIYGDRLPLKSRVKEQLPKSRENTLSKSREPSMVSQSRESTVSPKEPPPKTPEAPKKQPSPDPEERMKVANEYAQQAKEIKQNIRDIGEVIHENEIKLETLNEEMQSLESREGRIDELTNNFEQVDSKLLHAQKEYNTFLYERQRTMENLNNVRRGSEEHGELVHRANEFNAELTKRQSALKILEYKKNVVQEDYLLELELRPNFIHFLGDMKQQIDDIKTVIKGKQTEKQELEKQLALLKTNTEKIKQQMQRYIESSEDSENLTRQLSRLTKEIEDDLNSIEGMESERSFVSESDDVDLSEYITGFKPNTPSVKGNNSSNTKRDQVTYHIQSRTKQSVKT; encoded by the exons ATGTTCACCAACGATGTATCTTCGGATGTGGAGAAAATCCTGCAG ACCCACATTCTTGGAATGGAGGGTGCAGGGACCAATTCTCCGGAGTCCGTTCTCGGCCAAATTACAGCTTTTGAGAAACTCCTACGCCATGCGATCTCCCGCTTTTCAAAGGAACGCTTATATAGTATGTTACAAGTAGCAGCTGATGAACAGAGGGCTGCCAACCCAAGCCTGCCTCGAGGCGCCAAGACGGCAGCGGAGGCAAAGAAGCCATCGACAGCGCCGACACTGAAACTCAAGTCAATGGATCAGCTTCGCCAGTCTTTAAAACCGTTGATGAAAAGAGAGGAAAAGAACGTTAAACTAAGCGACAAAGAAAGGCAGGCGTTAAAACACCTGGAGACTTTTGAGAATGACTACAAATATCTTGGCAACTTGAAACGCCACTTCGACGATAACATTCACTCCGTATTGCTCAAGGATTACTTTGATCCTGCCGACCGACCTAGACGTTCAGCCTTAAAGGACCGCGCAACAGACAGCAATGATAAAAAAGTAACCCCGCcatccaaaaatatcaaaggaaaaaattcaaaacgaggTTCTCGGCCAACCGAAGAGGAGACCAAAACAGCCGAGATGCAGAAATTGTTTGCAATTGTTACGCAGTTGGAAGAACTTGAAAGAAAGTGGGCCGGGTTGCTGAAAGATCGTGAGTTAAACCCGGACGATTTTGATCCAGATAGCAGCCATGAACTTATGACCTTCAGTAATTATTCAGCGTTTGAACCTTTGTTGCGACTGGTTCCAGATGCATTTGTTAAGTGTTACAATGCCATAGATATGGCGAAAGAGTGGCTAAATTTAGCTAAATCAATATACGGGGATAGACTTCCACTGAAAAGCAGAGTCAAAGAACAATTGCCAAAATCTCGCGaaaatacattatcaaaatCTCGTGAGCCCAGCATGGTCTCCCAATCTCGCGAGAGCACCGTTTCTCCAAAAGAACCACCACCTAAAACCCCAGAAGCGCCCAAAAAGCAACCATCTCCTGATCCTGAAGAAAGGATGAAGGTAGCAAACGAGTACGCACAGCAAGcgaaagaaatcaaacaaaatatacgAGATATAGGTGAAGTCATTCATGAAAACGAAATCAAGTTGGAGACTTTGAATGAAGAAATGCAGTCTTTAGAATCACGGGAAGGTCGTATCGACGAACTCACCAATAATTTCGAGCAAGTAGATTCCAAACTTCTTCACGCTCAAAAAGAATACAACACGTTTCTTTACGAACGTCAACGGACGATGGAGAACTTGAACAATGTCAGAAGAGGGTCCGAGGAACATGGCGAGTTGGTGCATAGAGCGAATGAGTTCAACGCCGAGTTAACAAAACGCCAGTCCGCCTTGAAAATTCTTGAATACAAAAAGAACGTTGTCCAGGAAGACTATCTGCTTGAGTTGGAGCTACGGCCAAATTTCATTCACTTTCTTGGAGATATGAAGCAACAGATAGACGATATCAAAACAGTAATTAAAGGTAAACAGACAGAAAAACAGGAACTCGAGAAGCAACTGGCCTTACTGAAAACAAACactgaaaaaatcaaacaacaaaTGCAAAGGTATATCGAAAGTTCAGAAGATTCGGAAAACCTCACTCGGCAACTCTCAAGACTTACCAAAGAGATAGAAGACGACTTGAATAGTATCGAAGGAATGGAATCGGAGAGGAGTTTTGTGTCCGAATCCGACGATGTGGATTTGTCTGAGTACATCACGGGTTTCAAGCCAAACACACCATCAGTGAAGGGAAACAACTCCTCAAACACAAAACGTGATCAAGTGACATATCATATACAATCCAGAACGAAGCAGTCAGTAAAAACATAA
- the LOC105348265 gene encoding probable DNA double-strand break repair Rad50 ATPase isoform X3, with the protein MEGAGTNSPESVLGQITAFEKLLRHAISRFSKERLYSMLQVAADEQRAANPSLPRGAKTAAEAKKPSTAPTLKLKSMDQLRQSLKPLMKREEKNVKLSDKERQALKHLETFENDYKYLGNLKRHFDDNIHSVLLKDYFDPADRPRRSALKDRATDSNDKKVTPPSKNIKGKNSKRGSRPTEEETKTAEMQKLFAIVTQLEELERKWAGLLKDRELNPDDFDPDSSHELMTFSNYSAFEPLLRLVPDAFVKCYNAIDMAKEWLNLAKSIYGDRLPLKSRVKEQLPKSRENTLSKSREPSMVSQSRESTVSPKEPPPKTPEAPKKQPSPDPEERMKVANEYAQQAKEIKQNIRDIGEVIHENEIKLETLNEEMQSLESREGRIDELTNNFEQVDSKLLHAQKEYNTFLYERQRTMENLNNVRRGSEEHGELVHRANEFNAELTKRQSALKILEYKKNVVQEDYLLELELRPNFIHFLGDMKQQIDDIKTVIKGKQTEKQELEKQLALLKTNTEKIKQQMQRYIESSEDSENLTRQLSRLTKEIEDDLNSIEGMESERSFVSESDDVDLSEYITGFKPNTPSVKGNNSSNTKRDQVTYHIQSRTKQSVKT; encoded by the coding sequence ATGGAGGGTGCAGGGACCAATTCTCCGGAGTCCGTTCTCGGCCAAATTACAGCTTTTGAGAAACTCCTACGCCATGCGATCTCCCGCTTTTCAAAGGAACGCTTATATAGTATGTTACAAGTAGCAGCTGATGAACAGAGGGCTGCCAACCCAAGCCTGCCTCGAGGCGCCAAGACGGCAGCGGAGGCAAAGAAGCCATCGACAGCGCCGACACTGAAACTCAAGTCAATGGATCAGCTTCGCCAGTCTTTAAAACCGTTGATGAAAAGAGAGGAAAAGAACGTTAAACTAAGCGACAAAGAAAGGCAGGCGTTAAAACACCTGGAGACTTTTGAGAATGACTACAAATATCTTGGCAACTTGAAACGCCACTTCGACGATAACATTCACTCCGTATTGCTCAAGGATTACTTTGATCCTGCCGACCGACCTAGACGTTCAGCCTTAAAGGACCGCGCAACAGACAGCAATGATAAAAAAGTAACCCCGCcatccaaaaatatcaaaggaaaaaattcaaaacgaggTTCTCGGCCAACCGAAGAGGAGACCAAAACAGCCGAGATGCAGAAATTGTTTGCAATTGTTACGCAGTTGGAAGAACTTGAAAGAAAGTGGGCCGGGTTGCTGAAAGATCGTGAGTTAAACCCGGACGATTTTGATCCAGATAGCAGCCATGAACTTATGACCTTCAGTAATTATTCAGCGTTTGAACCTTTGTTGCGACTGGTTCCAGATGCATTTGTTAAGTGTTACAATGCCATAGATATGGCGAAAGAGTGGCTAAATTTAGCTAAATCAATATACGGGGATAGACTTCCACTGAAAAGCAGAGTCAAAGAACAATTGCCAAAATCTCGCGaaaatacattatcaaaatCTCGTGAGCCCAGCATGGTCTCCCAATCTCGCGAGAGCACCGTTTCTCCAAAAGAACCACCACCTAAAACCCCAGAAGCGCCCAAAAAGCAACCATCTCCTGATCCTGAAGAAAGGATGAAGGTAGCAAACGAGTACGCACAGCAAGcgaaagaaatcaaacaaaatatacgAGATATAGGTGAAGTCATTCATGAAAACGAAATCAAGTTGGAGACTTTGAATGAAGAAATGCAGTCTTTAGAATCACGGGAAGGTCGTATCGACGAACTCACCAATAATTTCGAGCAAGTAGATTCCAAACTTCTTCACGCTCAAAAAGAATACAACACGTTTCTTTACGAACGTCAACGGACGATGGAGAACTTGAACAATGTCAGAAGAGGGTCCGAGGAACATGGCGAGTTGGTGCATAGAGCGAATGAGTTCAACGCCGAGTTAACAAAACGCCAGTCCGCCTTGAAAATTCTTGAATACAAAAAGAACGTTGTCCAGGAAGACTATCTGCTTGAGTTGGAGCTACGGCCAAATTTCATTCACTTTCTTGGAGATATGAAGCAACAGATAGACGATATCAAAACAGTAATTAAAGGTAAACAGACAGAAAAACAGGAACTCGAGAAGCAACTGGCCTTACTGAAAACAAACactgaaaaaatcaaacaacaaaTGCAAAGGTATATCGAAAGTTCAGAAGATTCGGAAAACCTCACTCGGCAACTCTCAAGACTTACCAAAGAGATAGAAGACGACTTGAATAGTATCGAAGGAATGGAATCGGAGAGGAGTTTTGTGTCCGAATCCGACGATGTGGATTTGTCTGAGTACATCACGGGTTTCAAGCCAAACACACCATCAGTGAAGGGAAACAACTCCTCAAACACAAAACGTGATCAAGTGACATATCATATACAATCCAGAACGAAGCAGTCAGTAAAAACATAA
- the LOC105348265 gene encoding probable DNA double-strand break repair Rad50 ATPase isoform X2, producing the protein MSEYLDPEDETHILGMEGAGTNSPESVLGQITAFEKLLRHAISRFSKERLYSMLQVAADEQRAANPSLPRGAKTAAEAKKPSTAPTLKLKSMDQLRQSLKPLMKREEKNVKLSDKERQALKHLETFENDYKYLGNLKRHFDDNIHSVLLKDYFDPADRPRRSALKDRATDSNDKKVTPPSKNIKGKNSKRGSRPTEEETKTAEMQKLFAIVTQLEELERKWAGLLKDRELNPDDFDPDSSHELMTFSNYSAFEPLLRLVPDAFVKCYNAIDMAKEWLNLAKSIYGDRLPLKSRVKEQLPKSRENTLSKSREPSMVSQSRESTVSPKEPPPKTPEAPKKQPSPDPEERMKVANEYAQQAKEIKQNIRDIGEVIHENEIKLETLNEEMQSLESREGRIDELTNNFEQVDSKLLHAQKEYNTFLYERQRTMENLNNVRRGSEEHGELVHRANEFNAELTKRQSALKILEYKKNVVQEDYLLELELRPNFIHFLGDMKQQIDDIKTVIKGKQTEKQELEKQLALLKTNTEKIKQQMQRYIESSEDSENLTRQLSRLTKEIEDDLNSIEGMESERSFVSESDDVDLSEYITGFKPNTPSVKGNNSSNTKRDQVTYHIQSRTKQSVKT; encoded by the exons ATGAGTGAATATCTTGATCCAGAGGATGAG ACCCACATTCTTGGAATGGAGGGTGCAGGGACCAATTCTCCGGAGTCCGTTCTCGGCCAAATTACAGCTTTTGAGAAACTCCTACGCCATGCGATCTCCCGCTTTTCAAAGGAACGCTTATATAGTATGTTACAAGTAGCAGCTGATGAACAGAGGGCTGCCAACCCAAGCCTGCCTCGAGGCGCCAAGACGGCAGCGGAGGCAAAGAAGCCATCGACAGCGCCGACACTGAAACTCAAGTCAATGGATCAGCTTCGCCAGTCTTTAAAACCGTTGATGAAAAGAGAGGAAAAGAACGTTAAACTAAGCGACAAAGAAAGGCAGGCGTTAAAACACCTGGAGACTTTTGAGAATGACTACAAATATCTTGGCAACTTGAAACGCCACTTCGACGATAACATTCACTCCGTATTGCTCAAGGATTACTTTGATCCTGCCGACCGACCTAGACGTTCAGCCTTAAAGGACCGCGCAACAGACAGCAATGATAAAAAAGTAACCCCGCcatccaaaaatatcaaaggaaaaaattcaaaacgaggTTCTCGGCCAACCGAAGAGGAGACCAAAACAGCCGAGATGCAGAAATTGTTTGCAATTGTTACGCAGTTGGAAGAACTTGAAAGAAAGTGGGCCGGGTTGCTGAAAGATCGTGAGTTAAACCCGGACGATTTTGATCCAGATAGCAGCCATGAACTTATGACCTTCAGTAATTATTCAGCGTTTGAACCTTTGTTGCGACTGGTTCCAGATGCATTTGTTAAGTGTTACAATGCCATAGATATGGCGAAAGAGTGGCTAAATTTAGCTAAATCAATATACGGGGATAGACTTCCACTGAAAAGCAGAGTCAAAGAACAATTGCCAAAATCTCGCGaaaatacattatcaaaatCTCGTGAGCCCAGCATGGTCTCCCAATCTCGCGAGAGCACCGTTTCTCCAAAAGAACCACCACCTAAAACCCCAGAAGCGCCCAAAAAGCAACCATCTCCTGATCCTGAAGAAAGGATGAAGGTAGCAAACGAGTACGCACAGCAAGcgaaagaaatcaaacaaaatatacgAGATATAGGTGAAGTCATTCATGAAAACGAAATCAAGTTGGAGACTTTGAATGAAGAAATGCAGTCTTTAGAATCACGGGAAGGTCGTATCGACGAACTCACCAATAATTTCGAGCAAGTAGATTCCAAACTTCTTCACGCTCAAAAAGAATACAACACGTTTCTTTACGAACGTCAACGGACGATGGAGAACTTGAACAATGTCAGAAGAGGGTCCGAGGAACATGGCGAGTTGGTGCATAGAGCGAATGAGTTCAACGCCGAGTTAACAAAACGCCAGTCCGCCTTGAAAATTCTTGAATACAAAAAGAACGTTGTCCAGGAAGACTATCTGCTTGAGTTGGAGCTACGGCCAAATTTCATTCACTTTCTTGGAGATATGAAGCAACAGATAGACGATATCAAAACAGTAATTAAAGGTAAACAGACAGAAAAACAGGAACTCGAGAAGCAACTGGCCTTACTGAAAACAAACactgaaaaaatcaaacaacaaaTGCAAAGGTATATCGAAAGTTCAGAAGATTCGGAAAACCTCACTCGGCAACTCTCAAGACTTACCAAAGAGATAGAAGACGACTTGAATAGTATCGAAGGAATGGAATCGGAGAGGAGTTTTGTGTCCGAATCCGACGATGTGGATTTGTCTGAGTACATCACGGGTTTCAAGCCAAACACACCATCAGTGAAGGGAAACAACTCCTCAAACACAAAACGTGATCAAGTGACATATCATATACAATCCAGAACGAAGCAGTCAGTAAAAACATAA